The following proteins come from a genomic window of Corallococcus sp. NCRR:
- a CDS encoding SixA phosphatase family protein, with amino-acid sequence MAERDLPLLLVRHAVAEDSHALGDEARALTSQGRAAFRQHAKKLARLTPLMGIITSPLVRAVQTAELLADALGLSHVEVHPALVPMKGAARNVLKLARDVGPGWALVGHNPSLERAAALALGQALPDKLRKGCAVALRPEGRAFTLQWMAAPGRPLRRP; translated from the coding sequence ATGGCCGAACGCGACCTGCCCCTCCTCCTCGTGCGCCACGCCGTGGCCGAGGACTCCCACGCCCTGGGCGACGAGGCCCGCGCCCTCACGTCCCAGGGCCGCGCCGCCTTCCGTCAGCACGCGAAGAAGCTCGCGCGCCTCACGCCGCTCATGGGCATCATCACCAGCCCCCTGGTGCGCGCGGTGCAGACCGCGGAGCTGCTCGCGGACGCGCTCGGCCTGTCCCACGTGGAGGTCCACCCCGCGCTCGTCCCCATGAAGGGCGCGGCCCGCAACGTGCTCAAGCTGGCGCGCGACGTGGGCCCGGGCTGGGCGCTGGTGGGACACAACCCCTCGCTGGAGCGCGCCGCCGCGCTCGCGCTGGGCCAGGCCCTGCCGGACAAGCTCCGCAAGGGCTGCGCGGTTGCCCTGCGCCCCGAAGGGCGCGCCTTCACCCTGCAATGGATGGCGGCCCCGGGGCGGCCCCTGCGGCGCCCATGA
- a CDS encoding DUF1634 domain-containing protein: MSAEPSSSPETTTTAVAQDEVVPLTPELLISQLLRGGVLLSLSLVMCGMVMTFLRHPDYFSSSDALLRLTSPDEAPHQLTDVFEGVMAVRGQSFVMAGLLVMITVPVLRVALSLGIFRAQKDRTFAAITTGVLALLLLAFLLGGVE, translated from the coding sequence ATGAGCGCCGAACCTTCGTCTTCTCCAGAGACGACCACCACCGCCGTCGCGCAGGACGAGGTGGTGCCGCTCACACCGGAGCTGCTCATCAGCCAACTGCTGCGCGGCGGCGTGCTGCTCAGCCTGTCGCTCGTGATGTGCGGCATGGTGATGACCTTCTTGCGGCACCCGGACTACTTCTCGTCCTCGGACGCGCTCCTGCGCCTCACCTCGCCGGACGAGGCGCCGCACCAGCTGACGGATGTCTTCGAGGGCGTCATGGCCGTGCGCGGCCAGTCCTTCGTGATGGCGGGGCTGCTGGTGATGATCACCGTGCCCGTGCTGCGCGTGGCCCTGTCCCTGGGCATCTTCCGCGCGCAGAAGGACCGCACCTTCGCCGCCATCACCACCGGCGTGCTCGCGCTGCTGCTGCTCGCGTTCCTGCTGGGCGGTGTGGAGTAG
- a CDS encoding sulfite exporter TauE/SafE family protein: MAIALDATPFNFVAIVLCVSIGAGLLGSLLGLGGGLILIPVLTLVLKVDIRYAVGASIVSVIATSSGAAAAYVRDGLANMRVAMFLELATVAGAVTGAMLAGMVGGRALYFLFGAVMAYSALAMLRKLREDGGPREEPPPDALADRLALHGSYYDVSTGGEVTYRVHRPLVGLGLMYIAGTVSGLLGIGSGALKVPAMDLAMGLPIKVSTATSNFMIGVTAAASAGIYFARGDIDPFIAGPVCVGVTLGAFAGSRYLTKLKSGSLRMLFVAVLLWVSYEMLSKGIRG, translated from the coding sequence ATGGCCATCGCCTTGGACGCCACTCCGTTCAACTTCGTCGCCATCGTGCTGTGCGTCTCCATTGGAGCGGGCCTGCTGGGTTCGCTGCTGGGCCTGGGCGGTGGCCTCATCCTCATCCCCGTCCTCACGCTCGTGCTCAAGGTGGACATCCGCTACGCGGTGGGAGCCTCCATCGTGTCCGTCATCGCCACGTCCAGCGGCGCGGCGGCGGCATACGTACGCGACGGCCTGGCCAACATGCGCGTGGCCATGTTCCTGGAGCTGGCCACCGTGGCGGGCGCCGTCACGGGCGCGATGCTCGCGGGCATGGTGGGCGGCCGCGCGCTGTACTTCCTCTTCGGCGCGGTGATGGCCTATTCGGCGCTCGCGATGTTGCGCAAGCTGCGCGAGGACGGCGGCCCCCGTGAAGAGCCGCCTCCGGATGCCCTCGCGGACCGGCTCGCGCTGCACGGCAGCTACTACGACGTGTCCACCGGCGGCGAGGTGACGTACCGCGTGCACCGGCCGCTCGTGGGCCTGGGGCTCATGTACATCGCGGGCACGGTGAGCGGGCTGCTCGGCATCGGCTCCGGCGCGCTGAAGGTCCCGGCCATGGACCTGGCGATGGGGCTGCCCATCAAGGTCTCCACCGCCACCAGCAACTTCATGATTGGCGTCACGGCGGCGGCCAGCGCGGGCATCTACTTCGCGCGCGGGGACATCGACCCGTTCATCGCCGGCCCCGTCTGCGTGGGCGTCACGCTGGGCGCGTTCGCGGGCTCGCGCTACCTGACGAAGCTCAAGAGCGGCTCCCTGCGCATGCTCTTCGTGGCCGTGCTGCTGTGGGTGTCCTACGAGATGCTGTCCAAGGGGATACGCGGATGA
- a CDS encoding chloride channel protein produces MPEPASGAVHPDLRTGQPSPWMRRILQGMLGQERRFWVLVVGVGLISGLGAVALLAVLRFTQHLFWQTNTEHFLEGALASPGWRRFLVPVLGGALVTLVSLVVGQPLRGHGTAGIIESIWVKSGRLPFPRALLRGFVSIIAVALGAPLGREGALLQTGAASGSALSGWLRLGPGQARVLVACGASAGIASAYNVPIGAALFGLEVLLGSFALELFGPIVVSCVVATLVSRTLIADHPSYVIPHYALTHPRELVLAILLGVLVGGASALYVRGINFTSDLLDKLPSWLTPFMPLVAMTVVGLTAIAGPYLMGNGYDSVNMALHGTLPLTLLLILPLAKLAVTSLCAGAGVPGGLFTPSLFFGALLGGAFGMLVERALPGGAAPSGAYALLGMGAVLAGTTHASVSAVLMIFEMTGDYDLILPLMLAAVVAAVVSRRLEPESLYTSVLAKRDVRVPATVPHWLREEGVRSLLSPATQRVPPSAPFDEVVVLLLEQPAGADLYVTDAEGRLLGVITLDALKGHLPDHSLLQATVAADVMDTGVQPITPDLSLSEVAARFGHTELDRLPVVDGRRHLLGSLSKGDLLKRGRF; encoded by the coding sequence ATGCCCGAACCCGCATCCGGAGCCGTACATCCCGACCTGAGGACGGGGCAGCCCTCGCCCTGGATGCGGCGGATCCTCCAGGGCATGTTGGGCCAGGAGCGGCGCTTCTGGGTGCTGGTGGTGGGCGTGGGCCTCATCTCCGGCCTGGGCGCGGTGGCGCTGCTCGCGGTGCTGCGCTTCACCCAGCACCTGTTCTGGCAGACCAACACGGAGCACTTCCTGGAGGGAGCGCTCGCGTCGCCAGGCTGGCGCCGGTTCCTGGTGCCGGTGCTGGGTGGCGCGCTGGTGACGCTGGTGTCCCTGGTGGTGGGCCAGCCCCTGCGAGGCCACGGCACCGCGGGCATCATCGAATCCATCTGGGTGAAGTCCGGCCGGCTGCCCTTCCCCCGCGCGCTGTTGCGCGGCTTCGTGTCCATCATCGCGGTGGCGCTGGGGGCTCCGCTGGGCCGCGAGGGCGCGCTCCTCCAGACAGGCGCGGCCAGTGGCTCCGCGCTGTCCGGGTGGCTGCGGCTGGGGCCGGGCCAGGCCCGCGTGCTGGTGGCGTGCGGCGCTTCGGCGGGCATCGCGTCCGCGTACAACGTCCCCATCGGCGCGGCGCTCTTCGGCCTGGAGGTGCTGCTGGGCAGCTTCGCGCTGGAGCTCTTCGGCCCCATCGTCGTGTCGTGCGTGGTGGCGACGCTCGTGTCGCGCACCCTCATCGCGGATCATCCCAGCTACGTCATCCCCCACTACGCCCTCACCCACCCGCGGGAGCTGGTGCTGGCAATCCTCCTGGGCGTGCTCGTGGGCGGGGCCTCCGCGCTCTACGTACGCGGCATCAACTTCACGTCGGACCTGCTGGACAAGCTGCCGTCGTGGCTCACCCCGTTCATGCCGCTGGTCGCGATGACCGTGGTGGGACTCACCGCCATCGCGGGGCCGTACCTCATGGGCAACGGCTACGATTCGGTGAACATGGCGCTGCACGGGACGCTGCCCCTCACGCTGCTGCTCATCCTACCCCTGGCGAAGCTGGCGGTGACGTCGCTGTGCGCGGGCGCGGGGGTGCCGGGCGGGCTCTTCACCCCGTCCCTCTTCTTCGGCGCGCTGCTGGGCGGCGCGTTCGGGATGCTGGTGGAGCGGGCGCTCCCGGGCGGCGCGGCGCCCAGCGGGGCCTATGCGCTGCTCGGCATGGGCGCGGTGCTCGCGGGCACCACGCATGCGTCCGTGTCCGCGGTGCTGATGATCTTCGAGATGACCGGCGACTACGACCTCATCCTCCCGCTGATGCTCGCCGCGGTGGTGGCCGCCGTCGTCAGCCGCCGGCTGGAGCCGGAGTCGCTCTACACGTCCGTGCTCGCCAAGCGCGACGTGCGCGTGCCCGCCACCGTGCCGCACTGGCTGCGGGAGGAAGGCGTGCGCTCGCTGCTGTCACCGGCCACGCAGCGGGTGCCCCCTTCCGCGCCCTTCGACGAGGTGGTCGTGCTGCTGCTGGAGCAGCCCGCGGGCGCGGACCTCTACGTCACCGACGCGGAGGGGCGCCTGCTGGGCGTCATCACCCTGGACGCGCTCAAGGGCCACCTGCCGGACCACTCGCTGCTCCAGGCCACCGTGGCCGCGGACGTGATGGACACCGGCGTGCAACCCATTACCCCGGACCTGTCCCTGTCGGAGGTGGCCGCGCGGTTCGGCCACACGGAACTGGACCGGCTGCCCGTGGTGGACGGACGCCGGCACCTGCTGGGTTCGCTGTCCAAGGGCGACCTGCTCAAGCGGGGGCGCTTCTAG
- a CDS encoding S1C family serine protease, protein MVGWMVGLSVVAVSLTAAGAEAPSPPPEAPAEEAPPPAPYCEGEYADSYAALSPKARAFEQAMKKKYTYCVRSTAVYECLSYGAEGNVRRTRTPVSAHGTAFAYKQQAGETLLLTNEHVVEWPDVTSDAHPVDGVPSGCKRVKDGLSIVENEADKYDRDDIPLSKAVVDPQLDLAVIKSKASLTVMPWKVGRSAAVRERDVVDVRGFPLGVFNATNMGKVISAYDRDEYKEWYHDDFVIDALVSQGNSGSPVLAISCKTGEFELVGVYHAGYSRGSALNVVVGIDQARDLMNNLRRTPKRALDDTTPLDALARARVAKRAEVSATPFFPFGSRTAAVFPRADGTLLFVLYEQDFPRRVHPLLVLEDLPAASADGGFGKVGRVWFGGERGLLERPRAEQDAELQQQLARLLDALRRDATLTFSYQDSLPGSDESRQTFDTSARLGKTLERTIVAHREMSDAVAELADRFAPDATEAATRTESVLKNPPPPGIHLGLTGEPAGQAPANTPPRDTGARQPAKSTQGKAARVPSGR, encoded by the coding sequence ATGGTCGGGTGGATGGTCGGACTGTCGGTGGTGGCGGTGTCCCTCACCGCCGCCGGAGCAGAGGCTCCCTCGCCGCCCCCGGAAGCGCCTGCGGAGGAAGCGCCGCCGCCCGCGCCGTACTGCGAAGGCGAATACGCGGACAGCTACGCCGCGCTGTCGCCCAAGGCGCGGGCGTTCGAGCAGGCGATGAAGAAGAAGTACACGTACTGCGTGCGCAGCACCGCCGTGTACGAGTGCCTGTCCTACGGCGCCGAGGGCAACGTGCGCCGCACGCGCACGCCGGTGTCCGCGCACGGCACCGCGTTCGCGTACAAGCAGCAGGCGGGGGAGACGCTGCTGCTCACCAACGAGCACGTGGTGGAGTGGCCGGACGTCACCAGCGACGCGCACCCGGTGGACGGCGTGCCTTCCGGCTGCAAGCGCGTGAAGGACGGCTTGAGCATCGTGGAGAACGAGGCGGACAAGTACGACCGCGACGACATCCCGCTGTCCAAGGCGGTGGTGGATCCGCAACTGGACCTGGCCGTCATCAAGTCCAAGGCGTCCCTGACGGTGATGCCGTGGAAGGTGGGCAGGAGCGCCGCCGTGCGCGAGCGCGACGTGGTGGACGTGCGCGGCTTCCCGCTGGGCGTCTTCAACGCCACCAACATGGGCAAGGTCATCTCCGCCTACGACCGCGACGAGTACAAGGAGTGGTACCACGACGACTTCGTCATCGACGCGCTCGTGTCGCAGGGCAACTCGGGGTCGCCCGTGCTCGCCATCTCCTGCAAGACGGGCGAGTTCGAGCTGGTGGGCGTCTACCACGCGGGCTACTCGCGAGGCAGCGCGCTCAACGTGGTGGTGGGCATCGATCAGGCGCGCGACCTGATGAACAACCTGCGCCGCACACCCAAGCGCGCTTTGGATGACACGACGCCGCTGGACGCGCTGGCCCGCGCCCGCGTGGCGAAGCGCGCGGAGGTGTCCGCCACGCCCTTCTTCCCCTTCGGCTCGCGCACCGCGGCGGTGTTCCCTCGCGCGGACGGCACCCTGCTCTTCGTGCTGTATGAACAGGACTTCCCCCGCCGCGTGCACCCGCTGCTCGTGCTGGAGGACCTGCCCGCTGCTTCCGCGGACGGGGGCTTCGGGAAGGTGGGGCGCGTCTGGTTCGGCGGCGAGCGGGGGTTGCTGGAGCGCCCTCGCGCGGAGCAGGACGCGGAGTTGCAACAGCAACTGGCCCGGCTGCTGGATGCGCTGCGCCGGGACGCGACGCTGACGTTCTCGTACCAGGACTCGCTGCCGGGCTCGGACGAATCCCGGCAGACCTTCGACACGTCGGCCCGGCTGGGCAAGACGCTGGAGCGCACCATCGTCGCGCACCGGGAGATGAGCGACGCCGTCGCGGAGCTGGCGGACCGCTTCGCGCCGGACGCCACGGAGGCCGCGACGCGCACGGAGTCCGTGCTGAAGAACCCTCCGCCGCCCGGCATCCACCTGGGCCTCACGGGTGAGCCCGCGGGTCAGGCCCCCGCGAACACGCCGCCTCGTGACACCGGGGCGCGCCAGCCCGCGAAGAGCACGCAGGGCAAGGCGGCCAGGGTACCATCAGGTCGGTAG
- a CDS encoding metallophosphoesterase family protein: MRVAILADIHGNLPACEAVLDDITKSVAPDYIVAAGDLALRGAHPRETVELLFSKCHALIMGNTDAYLAGNYLGGAYRERDHWKTELLRWTRDQLGDTLLHQLGQMPFSLRYTPRKGQDLFICHANPRNLEESLDPTLDDHAVRRFFTHLDAAACAFGHLHFPYRRRVGRMLIADVASAGIPRDGDLRPAYGVFTFTPKGWRVQIRRVRYPVRKATQALTARRVPGGPLLIHKLVEARYRHHNALMEAARRHSGLPPPGPVLRPPPGAGGARPALAAPFENSPPPEVDPSTLPLDLDGTVTGASPLPPDALNDLDG; this comes from the coding sequence ATGCGGGTCGCCATCCTCGCGGACATTCACGGGAACCTTCCGGCCTGCGAGGCCGTGCTGGACGACATCACCAAATCGGTGGCGCCGGATTACATCGTCGCGGCCGGAGACCTGGCCCTGCGCGGCGCGCACCCGCGCGAGACGGTGGAGCTGCTCTTCAGCAAGTGCCACGCCCTCATCATGGGCAACACGGACGCGTACCTCGCCGGCAACTACCTGGGCGGTGCGTACCGCGAGCGCGACCACTGGAAGACGGAGCTCTTGCGCTGGACGCGCGACCAGCTGGGCGACACGCTGCTCCACCAGTTGGGACAGATGCCCTTCTCCCTGCGCTACACGCCGCGCAAGGGACAGGACCTGTTCATCTGCCACGCGAACCCCCGCAACCTGGAGGAGTCGCTGGACCCCACGCTGGACGACCACGCGGTGCGCCGCTTCTTCACGCACCTGGACGCGGCCGCGTGCGCCTTCGGGCACCTGCACTTCCCCTACCGCCGGCGCGTGGGCCGGATGCTCATCGCGGACGTGGCCAGCGCCGGCATTCCCCGCGACGGCGACCTGCGCCCCGCCTACGGCGTCTTCACCTTCACCCCCAAGGGCTGGCGCGTGCAGATCCGCCGCGTGCGCTACCCGGTGCGCAAGGCCACCCAGGCCCTCACCGCGCGCCGCGTGCCCGGGGGGCCGCTGCTCATCCACAAGCTCGTGGAGGCGCGGTACCGCCACCACAACGCCCTGATGGAGGCCGCGCGGCGGCACTCGGGGCTGCCGCCTCCGGGGCCCGTGCTGCGTCCGCCTCCGGGGGCGGGGGGCGCTCGCCCGGCGCTCGCGGCGCCCTTCGAGAACAGCCCTCCGCCAGAGGTCGATCCGTCCACGCTGCCCCTGGACCTGGACGGCACGGTGACGGGCGCCTCGCCGCTGCCGCCCGACGCGCTCAACGACCTGGACGGGTGA
- a CDS encoding sensor histidine kinase, with protein sequence MPLRFTLLALLVPPLLVSTLLVLFGHPAGALAAGLVTLAGSALALGTSRVAMERQLRALTQKTQSLAAGVDVAPPAGLERTDDLAQLEDAIDTLDDKLSMRAAALNQEARILTAVLDGMAEGLWVTDAEGTVVRHNDALAEMLRPAHGAIVGQRPLALIRNEALNDAVARACHEGASTRLELTLEGLYSRTLAVRVTPVGRDLPGSAAVFHDVTELRRLEKVRKDFVANVSHELRTPITAIRGYAETLQGGALQDTQVAPKMVEIIHRQSERLSELVEDLLELSRLEAREMTFQRTEVPLALAVSRAAEGVRPKAEGKNQQIGLHVPPELVALGDGRAIEQVLLNLLDNAVKYTPEGGRVDVDGAYEGGRCVVRVRDTGVGIEPKHLSRIFERFYRVDKGRSRDMGGTGLGLSIVKHLMGAMDGEVKVESQPNVGSTFVIFLPSAAGPTAATG encoded by the coding sequence ATGCCCCTGCGCTTCACGCTCCTGGCCCTGCTCGTCCCTCCCCTGCTCGTCTCGACGCTGCTCGTGCTCTTCGGGCACCCGGCGGGCGCGCTCGCGGCGGGGCTCGTCACGCTGGCGGGCTCCGCGCTGGCCCTGGGCACCAGCCGCGTGGCCATGGAGCGCCAGCTTCGCGCACTGACCCAGAAGACGCAGTCGCTGGCGGCGGGCGTGGACGTGGCGCCGCCCGCGGGCCTGGAGCGCACGGACGACCTGGCGCAGCTGGAAGACGCCATCGACACGCTGGACGACAAGCTGTCCATGCGCGCCGCCGCGCTCAATCAGGAGGCGCGCATCCTCACCGCCGTGCTGGACGGCATGGCGGAGGGGCTCTGGGTGACGGACGCGGAGGGCACCGTGGTGCGGCACAACGACGCGCTCGCGGAGATGCTCCGGCCCGCCCACGGCGCCATCGTGGGCCAGCGTCCGCTCGCGCTCATCCGCAACGAGGCCCTCAACGACGCGGTGGCCCGCGCCTGCCATGAAGGCGCCTCCACGCGGCTGGAGCTGACGCTCGAGGGCCTGTACTCCCGCACCCTGGCCGTGCGGGTGACGCCCGTGGGGCGCGATCTGCCCGGCAGCGCCGCCGTCTTCCACGACGTCACGGAACTGCGCCGGCTGGAGAAGGTGCGCAAGGACTTCGTGGCCAACGTCTCCCACGAGCTGCGCACGCCCATCACCGCCATCCGGGGCTACGCGGAGACGCTCCAGGGCGGCGCGCTCCAGGACACCCAGGTGGCGCCGAAGATGGTGGAGATCATCCACCGTCAGTCCGAGCGCCTCTCCGAGCTGGTGGAGGACCTGCTGGAGCTCTCCCGCCTGGAGGCCCGCGAGATGACCTTCCAGCGCACGGAGGTGCCCCTGGCCCTGGCTGTCTCCCGCGCCGCGGAGGGCGTGCGCCCCAAGGCCGAGGGCAAGAACCAGCAAATCGGGTTGCACGTGCCGCCGGAGCTGGTGGCGCTGGGCGATGGGCGGGCCATCGAGCAGGTGCTCCTCAACCTGCTCGACAACGCGGTGAAGTACACGCCCGAGGGCGGCCGGGTGGACGTGGACGGAGCGTACGAGGGCGGCCGGTGCGTCGTGCGCGTGCGCGACACAGGCGTGGGAATCGAGCCCAAGCATCTTTCCCGGATTTTCGAGCGATTCTACCGGGTGGACAAGGGCCGAAGCCGGGACATGGGGGGGACGGGGCTGGGCCTTTCCATCGTGAAGCACCTGATGGGCGCGATGGACGGCGAGGTGAAGGTGGAGAGCCAGCCGAACGTGGGCAGCACCTTCGTCATTTTTCTACCCTCAGCGGCTGGCCCGACGGCGGCGACGGGCTAG
- a CDS encoding winged helix-turn-helix domain-containing protein: protein MARILIIEDEQDLAGLVDYNLRAAGFETDTANTGAGGLARARAHPPDLVLLDLMLPDVAGGEVLRMLKSDAELKKAAVVIVSAKGQEADRIQGLELGADDYVVKPFSVRELLLRVKAVLRRADAEEGPAALLAAGDISLDTSRHQVRVKGEEIILTALEFRLLRTLLERSDRVQTREVLLSDVWGIQAEIHTRTVDTHIKRLREKLGPAGDIIETVRGVGYKLSPP from the coding sequence ATGGCGCGCATCCTCATCATCGAGGACGAGCAGGACCTGGCCGGACTCGTCGACTACAATCTCCGCGCGGCGGGCTTCGAAACGGACACGGCGAACACCGGCGCGGGGGGCCTCGCCCGGGCGCGGGCCCATCCTCCGGACCTGGTGCTGCTGGACCTGATGCTGCCGGACGTGGCGGGCGGTGAGGTCTTGCGCATGCTCAAGAGCGACGCGGAGCTGAAGAAGGCCGCGGTCGTCATCGTCAGCGCCAAGGGCCAGGAGGCGGACCGCATCCAGGGTCTGGAATTGGGCGCGGACGACTACGTGGTGAAGCCCTTCTCCGTGCGCGAATTGCTCCTGCGCGTGAAGGCCGTGCTGCGCCGCGCGGACGCGGAGGAGGGCCCCGCCGCGTTGCTGGCCGCGGGCGACATCAGCCTGGACACGTCGCGCCACCAGGTGCGGGTGAAGGGCGAGGAGATCATCCTCACCGCGCTGGAGTTCCGCCTGCTGCGCACGCTCCTGGAGCGGAGCGACCGCGTGCAGACGCGCGAGGTGCTCCTGTCCGACGTCTGGGGCATCCAGGCCGAGATCCACACGCGCACCGTGGACACGCACATCAAGCGCCTGCGTGAGAAGCTGGGCCCCGCGGGCGACATCATCGAGACCGTGCGCGGCGTGGGCTACAAGCTCAGCCCTCCGTGA
- a CDS encoding YceD family protein produces MVVKIEQIKEAGLTLDEPIAPGLLKEALEGPGSGEDTGFQATAPSTLHATLRKISGGVLLKGNFTVHAGAPCKRCLTDVKLDLPVAFTINLVPESLARGDDFKDDDEKSMEKKERTQGESAGTFGLDDTDEQVFDGKTIDLDPIIREQVLLALPMSAVCREDCQGLCSQCGQNLNEKKCGCEPKVVDPRLSPLKNIKLN; encoded by the coding sequence ATGGTCGTAAAGATTGAACAAATCAAAGAAGCGGGGCTGACGCTCGACGAGCCCATCGCTCCCGGGCTCCTCAAGGAGGCCCTGGAAGGCCCCGGGTCCGGCGAGGACACCGGCTTTCAGGCGACCGCTCCGTCCACGCTCCACGCCACCCTGCGCAAGATCAGCGGGGGCGTGCTGCTGAAGGGCAACTTCACCGTCCACGCGGGCGCGCCCTGCAAGCGCTGCCTCACGGACGTGAAGCTGGACCTGCCCGTGGCCTTCACCATCAACCTGGTGCCGGAGTCCCTGGCCCGGGGCGACGACTTCAAGGACGACGACGAAAAGTCCATGGAGAAGAAGGAACGCACCCAGGGTGAATCCGCGGGCACCTTCGGACTGGACGACACGGACGAGCAGGTTTTCGATGGCAAGACGATCGATCTGGATCCGATCATCCGGGAACAGGTATTGCTCGCGCTCCCGATGAGCGCGGTCTGTCGGGAAGACTGCCAGGGGCTCTGCTCGCAGTGCGGCCAGAACCTCAATGAAAAGAAGTGCGGCTGCGAGCCGAAGGTCGTGGACCCTCGACTGTCGCCGCTGAAGAACATCAAGCTGAACTGA
- the rpmF gene encoding 50S ribosomal protein L32, translating into MGVPKKRTSKMRRDRRRAGNNNLRTPVQVIKCSKCKEPVMPHRACAACGNYGGREVIATAAE; encoded by the coding sequence GTGGGAGTTCCCAAGAAGCGGACGTCGAAGATGCGCCGGGACCGTCGTCGGGCCGGCAACAACAACCTGCGGACCCCCGTGCAGGTCATCAAGTGCTCCAAGTGCAAGGAGCCCGTGATGCCGCACCGCGCCTGCGCGGCCTGTGGCAACTACGGTGGCCGTGAGGTCATCGCGACCGCCGCGGAGTAG
- the plsX gene encoding phosphate acyltransferase PlsX, with the protein MRLVLDAMGGDHAPDAVVDGGVLFARAYPGHELVLVGDATRVRPVLERAGAPPNVSLHHASEVVEMDDPATAAFRRKRDSSLRVGFELVRQGEASALVSAGNSGAVMAGGMLTLGRIPGVERPAIAALFPALKGEGRCLLLDAGANVDCRPSHLAQFAVLGEAYSRTRLGVKRPRVAVLSNGEEESKGTQLTRDASALLRRSDLEFVGYVEGKDLFSGDVEVVVTDGFTGNIVLKTSEGVGMGITGLLRSAIEKRGGLPEKLGALLLKPTLAGLRRVMDYAEYGGAPLLGLQGVGIVAHGRSSPRAIHNALVTALQHVRVGVQEELTRCIANAAAWLPPHQRGRKADGDEGAD; encoded by the coding sequence GTGCGGCTCGTCCTCGACGCGATGGGTGGCGACCACGCCCCCGACGCCGTCGTGGACGGGGGCGTGCTGTTCGCGCGAGCGTATCCCGGGCACGAACTCGTGCTGGTCGGGGACGCCACGCGTGTGCGCCCTGTGCTGGAGCGTGCCGGCGCGCCTCCCAACGTGTCCCTCCACCACGCGTCCGAAGTGGTGGAGATGGACGACCCCGCGACCGCCGCGTTCCGGCGCAAGCGGGACTCCTCGCTCCGGGTGGGCTTCGAGCTCGTCCGGCAAGGGGAGGCGTCCGCCCTCGTGTCGGCGGGCAACTCCGGCGCGGTGATGGCCGGTGGCATGTTGACGCTCGGCCGGATCCCCGGCGTGGAGCGTCCGGCCATCGCGGCCCTGTTCCCGGCCCTGAAGGGCGAAGGCCGCTGCCTGCTGCTGGACGCGGGCGCCAACGTGGACTGCCGCCCCTCGCACCTGGCCCAGTTCGCCGTGCTCGGCGAGGCCTACTCGCGCACGCGCCTGGGCGTGAAGCGCCCCCGGGTGGCCGTGCTCTCCAACGGCGAAGAGGAGTCCAAGGGCACGCAGCTCACGCGGGACGCGAGCGCGTTGTTGCGCCGCTCGGACCTGGAGTTCGTGGGCTACGTGGAGGGCAAGGACCTGTTCTCCGGCGACGTGGAGGTCGTCGTGACGGACGGCTTCACCGGCAACATCGTCCTCAAAACGTCCGAGGGCGTGGGCATGGGCATCACCGGCCTGTTGCGCTCCGCCATCGAGAAGCGCGGCGGCCTGCCGGAGAAGCTGGGCGCGCTCCTGCTCAAGCCCACCCTGGCGGGGCTGCGCCGCGTCATGGACTACGCCGAATACGGCGGCGCGCCGCTCCTGGGCCTCCAGGGAGTGGGCATCGTCGCGCACGGCCGCTCCTCTCCCCGCGCCATCCACAACGCGCTCGTCACCGCGCTGCAGCATGTGCGGGTGGGCGTGCAGGAAGAGCTGACGCGTTGCATCGCCAACGCCGCCGCCTGGCTTCCTCCCCACCAGCGGGGAAGGAAGGCGGACGGGGACGAAGGGGCCGATTAG